Below is a genomic region from Pseudarthrobacter sulfonivorans.
TGCCGGCGGCGTCTGAATCCCATGAACCCCTTGACGGTGTGATCTGCGTCGCGTAGCTTGTTCAACAAGAGGATTGTTCAACAATCCAACGATCGCCGCAATTCCGACTTCCGCAGCCATCCTGACGGCAAGCCGCCCAGCCGCCAAATGTCCCACCCTGCAACGCCGCAGGCGAGGACAGAAGCGGGCACCAGCACCATCCATCCCGCACTCGGATGACATCAACTCTCTTCATGGAGGATTAACATGGCCACTCCCCAAGCAATGGCCCCCGTTGACGCAAAGCCCCCGGTGGGGCGCAAGGACATGTACAAGGCATTCGCGGCCAGCCTGACCGGAACCGCGCTGGAGTTCTACGACTTCGCCGTCTACTCCGCCGCGGCTGCGATCGTTTTCCCGCTTATCTTCTTCCCGGCCTCGGACCCGGTCACGGGCACCCTGCTGGCCTTCTCCACCTACGCCGTCGGTTACATTTCCCGTCCTGTTGGCGGCATCATCTTCGGACGGCTCGGGGACGAGATCGGCCGCAAGAAGATCCTGGTCATTACACTGATGCTGATCGGCGTGGCCACGTTCCTCATCGGCCTGCTGCCCACGTATGACAACATCGGCGTCATCGCCCCCGCCATCCTCGTGTTCCTCCGCTTCGCCCAGGGCGTTGGCGTCGGCGGCGAATGGGGCGGCGCGGTCCTGCTCTCCAGTGAATTCGGCGACCCGAACAAGCGCGGATTCTGGGCCTCTGCCGCACAGATCGGCCCGCCCGCCGGCAACCTCATGGCCAACGGTGCACTCGCCGTCCTCACCCTGACCCTGTCCGAAGAAGACTTCCTGAGCTTCGGCTGGCGCATCGCGTTCCTGATCTCGGCGCTGCTGGTGGCCTTCGGCCTCTGGATCCGGCTCAAGCTCGAGGACACCCCCATCTTCAAGGCCATGGAGGCCCGGGGCGACAAGCCCAAGGCCCCCATCCGCGAGGTGCTTGCCACCCAGCGCCGGCCCCTCATCGCCGCCATGCTCAGCCGCATCGGCCCGGACGTTCTGTACGCCATGTGCACCGTCTTCACGCTCACTTACGGCATCCAGGAGCTCGGCTTCGACCGCGGCCAGGTTCTCGTCGCCGTCCTGATCGGATCAGCACTCCAGATCTTCACCATGCCGCTCGCCGGAGCCATCTCCGACCGCATCAACCGCCGCCTGGTCTACGGAGTCGCCGCAGTTGGCGCGGCCGTCTGGGCCTACCTGTTCTTCATCGTTCTTGAGGGACGGTCCCCGGTCATGCTGGTCGTGGGCATCGTGCTGGGCCTGCTCTGCCACTCGTTTATGTACGGACCCCAGGCAGCGTTCGTCGTCGAGCAGTTCTCGCCGCGGCTCCGCTCCACCGGCAGCTCACTGGCCTACACGTTCGCCGGCATCATCGGCGGCGCCATCGCCCCGTTTATGTTCACCCTCCTGCTGAGCACGTATGACAGCTGGGTCCCGGTGGCCGTCTACCTCAGCGTCGCCTGCCTGCTGACCCTGGTGGGCCTCGCCCTGGGCCGCGACTCCAACGTTGCCGAGGATAAGGAATACCTGCAGACCGGGCAGGCAGCGGCTGAACTTGTGGAATCCAAGTGAGCCAGCCACACGCCCTCCTGGCCCCCGCCGACGCACGCCTGAAGTTCCGCAACGGCCTGGTCACCCCCACCTCCGGCTGGAGCGATGGCTACACCCAGGCGAACCTGATCGCGGTGACGGCCGACTACGCCGATGAATTCATCGAATTCTGCAGGCTGAACCCCAAAGCCTGCCCCGTCATCGACATCATTCCGGCCGGACAGTATGAAAGCGCCCTGGCGCCCGGCTCCGATATCCGCACCGATATCCCCGCCTACCGCGTCTGGCAGGACGGCGTGCTCACCGCCGAAGTCCCCGACGTCGCCGCTGTGTGGCGTGACGACATGGTGGGTGTCCTCATCGGCTGCAGCTTCACCTTCGAGGCCGCGCTGGCCAGCGAAGG
It encodes:
- a CDS encoding MFS transporter, with the translated sequence MATPQAMAPVDAKPPVGRKDMYKAFAASLTGTALEFYDFAVYSAAAAIVFPLIFFPASDPVTGTLLAFSTYAVGYISRPVGGIIFGRLGDEIGRKKILVITLMLIGVATFLIGLLPTYDNIGVIAPAILVFLRFAQGVGVGGEWGGAVLLSSEFGDPNKRGFWASAAQIGPPAGNLMANGALAVLTLTLSEEDFLSFGWRIAFLISALLVAFGLWIRLKLEDTPIFKAMEARGDKPKAPIREVLATQRRPLIAAMLSRIGPDVLYAMCTVFTLTYGIQELGFDRGQVLVAVLIGSALQIFTMPLAGAISDRINRRLVYGVAAVGAAVWAYLFFIVLEGRSPVMLVVGIVLGLLCHSFMYGPQAAFVVEQFSPRLRSTGSSLAYTFAGIIGGAIAPFMFTLLLSTYDSWVPVAVYLSVACLLTLVGLALGRDSNVAEDKEYLQTGQAAAELVESK